Proteins encoded within one genomic window of Columba livia isolate bColLiv1 breed racing homer chromosome 1, bColLiv1.pat.W.v2, whole genome shotgun sequence:
- the EEF1AKMT1 gene encoding EEF1A lysine methyltransferase 1 isoform X1 — MDDDDDDDIPQLSSHALAALQEFYLEQQQREGMKTSQGFNQYSIGSIEEDWQLSQFWYSDDTASCLAKEAVVAAGKGGRIACISAPSVYQKLKEQDGKDFSVCILEYDRRFSVYGEEFIFYDYNHPLNLPENLLPHSFDIVIADPPYLSEECLQKTAETIKYLTKGKILLCTGAIMEEQAAKHLGVKICKFIPKHSRNLANEFRCYVNYASGLD, encoded by the exons atggatgatgatgatgatgatgacatTCCCCAGCTTTCATCCCACGCCTTGGCTGCCCTCCAGGAGTTCTATttggaacagcagcagagagagggcATGAAGACCTCCCAAGGGTTTAATCAATATTCCATTGGCTCAATAGAGGAAGACTGG CAACTGAGCCAGTTTTGGTACAGCGATGACACTGCCTCATGCCTGGCTAAGGAAGCAGTTGTGGCAGCTGGAAAAGGTGGCAG GATAGCATGTATTAGTGCACCAAGTGTGTACCAGAAACTGAAAGAACAGGATGGTAAAGATTTTTCAGTGTGTATACTTGAGTATGACAGAAGGTTTTCTGTATATGGAGAAGAATTTATCTTCTATGACTACAACCACCCTTTGAACTTACCGGAAAATCTCCTGCCACACAGTTTTGACATTGTAATAGCAGATCCACCCTATCTGTCGGAGGAATGTCTTCAAAAAACTGCGGAGACCATCAAGTACTTAACAAAAGGAAAGATTCTGCTTTGCACAG GTGCAATCATGGAGGAACAGGCAGCAAAGCATCTTGGTGTGAAGATATGCAAGTTTATTCCAAAACACTCGCGAAATTTAGCCAATGAATTTCGATGTTACGTGAACTATGCTTCTGGACTGGACTGA
- the EEF1AKMT1 gene encoding EEF1A lysine methyltransferase 1 isoform X2, translating into MGKMDDDDDDDIPQLSSHALAALQEFYLEQQQREGMKTSQGFNQYSIGSIEEDWQLSQFWYSDDTASCLAKEAVVAAGKGGRIACISAPSVYQKLKEQDGKDFSVCILEYDRRFSVYGEEFIFYDYNHPLNLPENLLPHSFDIVIADPPYLSEECLQKTAETIKYLTKGKILLCTGAIMEEQAAKHLGVKICKFIPKHSRNLANEFRCYVNYASGLD; encoded by the exons ATGGG AAAAatggatgatgatgatgatgatgacatTCCCCAGCTTTCATCCCACGCCTTGGCTGCCCTCCAGGAGTTCTATttggaacagcagcagagagagggcATGAAGACCTCCCAAGGGTTTAATCAATATTCCATTGGCTCAATAGAGGAAGACTGG CAACTGAGCCAGTTTTGGTACAGCGATGACACTGCCTCATGCCTGGCTAAGGAAGCAGTTGTGGCAGCTGGAAAAGGTGGCAG GATAGCATGTATTAGTGCACCAAGTGTGTACCAGAAACTGAAAGAACAGGATGGTAAAGATTTTTCAGTGTGTATACTTGAGTATGACAGAAGGTTTTCTGTATATGGAGAAGAATTTATCTTCTATGACTACAACCACCCTTTGAACTTACCGGAAAATCTCCTGCCACACAGTTTTGACATTGTAATAGCAGATCCACCCTATCTGTCGGAGGAATGTCTTCAAAAAACTGCGGAGACCATCAAGTACTTAACAAAAGGAAAGATTCTGCTTTGCACAG GTGCAATCATGGAGGAACAGGCAGCAAAGCATCTTGGTGTGAAGATATGCAAGTTTATTCCAAAACACTCGCGAAATTTAGCCAATGAATTTCGATGTTACGTGAACTATGCTTCTGGACTGGACTGA